The following are encoded in a window of Deinococcus carri genomic DNA:
- the yedA gene encoding drug/metabolite exporter YedA, with product MTAAPARTARLTPAILLALALVYVVWGSTYFGIKVAIGSLPPLGMLGVRFLVAGALLYGFLRWRGAPPPTGREWRASAIVGLLLLGGGTGLVTLAERDASSSVAALVIAVSPLFAALFGRLWGERTSGREWLGIAVGLAGIALLNLGELHATPLAAFLLILAPICWTFGSQWSRHLPLPAGLMGSAAEMLTGGALLLLLSLGLGQLGLGEHWGRPTPASLWALAYLTVFGSLVAYSAYMYLVAHTRPALATSYAYVNPVVAVLLGVGLGGESLTRLGWTALGVILAGVVLVAWPRRQPAGAAGAGA from the coding sequence GTGACTGCTGCCCCCGCCCGCACCGCCCGCCTGACTCCCGCCATCCTGCTGGCCCTCGCCCTGGTGTATGTGGTGTGGGGCAGCACCTACTTCGGCATCAAGGTCGCCATCGGGAGCCTGCCGCCACTGGGGATGCTAGGCGTGCGGTTTCTTGTAGCGGGGGCGCTGCTCTACGGCTTCCTGCGCTGGCGGGGCGCACCGCCGCCCACCGGGCGGGAGTGGCGGGCCAGCGCCATCGTGGGCCTGCTGCTGCTGGGCGGGGGCACCGGGCTGGTCACGCTGGCCGAGCGGGACGCCAGCAGCAGTGTGGCGGCGCTGGTGATTGCGGTGTCGCCCCTCTTCGCGGCGCTGTTCGGGCGGCTGTGGGGCGAGCGGACGAGCGGGCGCGAGTGGCTGGGCATCGCGGTGGGGCTGGCAGGCATCGCGCTTCTGAACCTGGGCGAACTGCACGCCACGCCGCTGGCGGCCTTCCTGCTGATTCTGGCCCCCATCTGCTGGACCTTCGGCAGCCAGTGGTCGCGGCACCTGCCCCTCCCCGCCGGGCTGATGGGCAGCGCCGCCGAGATGCTGACCGGGGGGGCGCTCCTGCTGCTGCTGAGCCTGGGGCTGGGTCAACTGGGCCTGGGCGAACACTGGGGCAGACCGACCCCGGCGAGCCTGTGGGCGCTGGCCTACCTGACAGTGTTCGGGAGCCTGGTCGCCTACAGCGCCTATATGTACCTGGTGGCCCACACCCGCCCCGCGCTGGCGACGAGCTACGCCTACGTGAATCCGGTCGTAGCGGTGCTGCTGGGCGTGGGCCTGGGCGGCGAGAGCCTCACGCGCCTAGGCTGGACCGCGCTGGGCGTGATTCTGGCGGGCGTGGTGCTGGTGGCCTGGCCGCGCCGCCAGCCTGCGGGGGCCGCAGGAGCGGGCGCATGA
- a CDS encoding ABC transporter permease, which yields MRPDYIWRVASRDLLSTLRDRRTLTSTILIPLLLIPLFTLGLPLLLGRFIGGQAQERQKVGVVGTLPAPLRATLTRDEKTPDGTVTRAGVALVSVRDPRAAVQAGEVDAALRAPSPLPTRAGDGSGELEVYAKLGNLRAQTGAFAKVQAAVEAYNRTLALERLRGAGLGAQTLTPVTLSPIDASPEQERRSGQLAFLIPMLMLNFILTGAMATALDATAGEKERGTLESLLVSPVRRSEVVAGKLLATTITALTTACFSVLGFLLSGVLARAALSGAPTELTQAFGGQLTLTFGSALALLGTVISAALLISAVLIALSIYARSYKEAQTYVTPLTLLIVFPAVLLQFSDFLNLGGGIYALPLFGSMVAILDTVRGNLTAGHVLTAIAANLLGALLAGLLALRSFGREEVIFRN from the coding sequence ATGCGTCCTGATTACATCTGGCGCGTCGCCTCACGCGACCTGCTTTCCACGCTGCGCGACCGGCGGACGCTGACCAGCACCATCCTGATTCCGCTGCTGCTGATTCCGCTGTTCACGCTGGGGCTGCCGCTCCTGCTGGGCCGCTTCATCGGCGGGCAGGCGCAGGAACGGCAGAAGGTGGGCGTGGTGGGCACGCTGCCCGCTCCCCTGCGCGCGACCCTGACCCGCGACGAGAAGACGCCGGACGGCACGGTGACGCGCGCCGGGGTGGCGCTGGTGTCGGTCCGGGACCCGCGAGCTGCGGTGCAAGCGGGCGAGGTGGACGCCGCCCTGCGCGCCCCCTCTCCCCTGCCCACCCGCGCGGGCGACGGCAGCGGTGAGCTGGAGGTCTACGCCAAGCTGGGCAACCTGCGCGCGCAGACGGGGGCCTTTGCCAAGGTGCAGGCCGCCGTGGAGGCGTACAACCGCACGCTGGCCCTGGAGCGCCTGAGGGGCGCGGGCCTGGGCGCGCAGACGCTGACGCCCGTCACCCTCTCCCCCATCGACGCCAGCCCGGAGCAGGAGCGGCGCAGCGGGCAGCTCGCCTTCCTGATTCCTATGCTGATGCTGAACTTCATCCTGACGGGCGCGATGGCGACCGCGCTCGACGCCACGGCGGGCGAGAAGGAACGCGGCACGCTCGAAAGCCTGCTGGTGTCCCCGGTGCGCCGCAGTGAGGTCGTGGCCGGGAAGCTGCTCGCCACCACGATCACGGCCCTCACGACCGCCTGTTTCAGTGTGCTGGGCTTCCTGCTGAGTGGCGTGTTGGCGCGGGCGGCCCTCTCGGGGGCACCCACCGAACTCACCCAAGCCTTTGGCGGACAGCTCACGCTGACCTTTGGAAGCGCGCTGGCCCTGCTGGGCACGGTGATCAGCGCTGCGCTGCTGATCAGCGCCGTCCTGATTGCCCTGAGCATCTACGCCCGCTCCTACAAGGAGGCGCAGACCTATGTCACACCCCTGACCCTGCTGATTGTCTTTCCCGCCGTGCTACTGCAATTCAGCGACTTCCTGAACCTGGGGGGCGGCATCTACGCCCTGCCCCTCTTCGGCAGCATGGTCGCCATCCTCGACACGGTGCGGGGCAACCTCACCGCCGGGCACGTCCTGACCGCCATCGCCGCCAACCTGCTCGGCGCGCTGCTGGCCGGCCTGCTGGCCCTGCGCTCGTTCGGGCGCGAGGAGGTGATTTTCAGGAATTAG
- a CDS encoding ATP-binding cassette domain-containing protein — protein sequence MLNIQNLSKTYGKHAALREVSLGAQGGEVFGLLGPNGAGKTTLLRIIATLLRPTSGTASLAGHDVLREPEAVRRAIGVVNGGMGLPARLTGREVLRSFAGLYGLNRAQADARIAELDEALDLGRTLDVRAGEYSTGMKQKVVIARAVIHDPRVLILDEAASGLDIFARRTLLDFVAAARQPGKLTLYSTHVMSEAEEVCDRVAILHEGQLVTVGSVPGILAQTGERNLERAFFALVRGQEAAHAS from the coding sequence ATGCTGAACATCCAGAACCTGAGCAAGACCTACGGCAAACACGCGGCGCTGCGGGAGGTGAGCCTCGGCGCGCAGGGGGGTGAGGTGTTCGGGCTGCTGGGGCCGAACGGGGCCGGAAAGACCACACTGCTGCGTATCATCGCCACGCTGCTCAGGCCCACCTCCGGCACAGCCTCTCTGGCCGGGCACGACGTGCTGCGCGAACCGGAGGCGGTGCGGCGGGCCATCGGCGTGGTGAACGGCGGTATGGGCCTACCCGCGCGCCTGACCGGGCGGGAGGTGCTGCGCTCCTTCGCGGGGCTGTATGGTTTGAACCGGGCGCAGGCCGATGCCCGGATTGCCGAGCTGGACGAGGCACTCGACCTGGGCCGCACACTGGACGTGCGCGCGGGCGAGTACAGCACCGGCATGAAGCAGAAGGTGGTGATCGCCCGCGCCGTCATCCACGACCCACGGGTGCTGATTCTGGACGAGGCGGCCAGCGGCCTGGACATCTTCGCGCGGCGCACGCTGCTGGATTTCGTGGCGGCGGCGCGGCAGCCCGGCAAGCTGACGCTGTACTCCACCCACGTGATGAGCGAGGCGGAGGAGGTCTGCGACCGGGTGGCGATTTTGCACGAAGGGCAACTGGTGACGGTGGGGAGCGTCCCCGGCATCCTGGCGCAGACGGGCGAGCGCAATCTGGAACGGGCCTTTTTCGCGCTGGTGCGGGGGCAGGAGGCGGCGCATGCGTCCTGA
- a CDS encoding PRC-barrel domain-containing protein, translated as MIKGKELLGENIVAIDTGERVDSVRDLVFDHQANQVLGLLVDEGGWFRAARVVPFEAVRAFGEDAIMVDSAASVTTTREDGRLAEVLDSKVSLIGMTLLTTEGENLGKIADVFFDEHTGRVEGYEATGGVFSDLSSGRTYVPAPESVQIGEDAAIVPVSVATAMQEQQPGGLKGAFQSAGQSVSEAYQNAADSVKEGYGNIAEATKERQKEYVVGKTAGSDVALDDGGVLVHQGDVITQQQAERADQAGKLASLVAAATGGALSQTYGSVRERVQSGYEDLRGATAERQKEYVVGKTAAQDVTADVADGVQEVLVHQGETITAFQADRAEQAGRLGALVAAATGGAIEDRVQSLREQTTAPQEPTLEDTIGRRVKSDVRVSGGRLLAVQGQIVTPELAGRARQAGAEAALIAATIGSGATPTTAGASAALASGVSSVSEGASNLLDRAKSWFSDKRQEAEQALDQREQDMQEQRIRDALGRPVTRVILAPDDSIILNVGEIITHKAVDAARSGDVLDILLDSVSKEEATINPLVARPHETGSAALEGQPDISAAQADQPASGSGHIITDPNAPKTQG; from the coding sequence ATGATCAAAGGCAAGGAACTGCTTGGAGAAAACATCGTCGCCATCGACACCGGCGAGCGCGTGGACAGCGTGCGCGATCTCGTGTTCGATCACCAGGCCAACCAGGTGCTGGGCCTGCTGGTCGACGAGGGGGGCTGGTTCCGCGCCGCGCGAGTGGTGCCCTTCGAGGCCGTGCGCGCCTTTGGCGAGGACGCCATCATGGTAGACAGCGCCGCCTCGGTGACGACCACCCGCGAGGACGGGCGGCTGGCCGAGGTGCTGGATTCCAAGGTCAGCCTGATCGGCATGACGCTGCTGACCACCGAGGGCGAGAACCTGGGCAAGATCGCCGACGTGTTCTTCGACGAACACACGGGCCGGGTCGAGGGGTACGAGGCGACCGGTGGGGTCTTCAGCGACCTGAGCAGTGGCCGGACCTATGTGCCCGCCCCCGAGAGCGTCCAGATCGGCGAGGACGCGGCCATCGTGCCCGTCAGCGTGGCGACGGCGATGCAGGAGCAGCAGCCGGGCGGCCTGAAGGGAGCCTTCCAGTCGGCGGGCCAGAGCGTCAGCGAGGCGTACCAGAATGCCGCCGACAGCGTGAAGGAAGGCTACGGCAACATCGCCGAGGCGACCAAGGAACGCCAGAAGGAGTACGTGGTCGGCAAGACGGCGGGCAGCGACGTGGCTCTGGACGACGGCGGCGTGCTGGTCCACCAGGGAGACGTCATCACCCAGCAGCAGGCCGAGCGCGCCGATCAGGCAGGCAAGCTGGCCTCCCTCGTCGCCGCCGCGACAGGTGGGGCACTCAGCCAGACCTACGGCAGTGTCCGCGAACGGGTGCAGAGTGGCTACGAGGACCTGCGCGGGGCTACCGCCGAGCGCCAGAAGGAATACGTGGTGGGCAAGACCGCCGCGCAGGACGTGACGGCGGACGTGGCCGACGGCGTGCAGGAAGTGCTCGTGCACCAGGGCGAGACGATCACCGCCTTCCAGGCCGACCGCGCCGAGCAGGCCGGGCGGCTGGGTGCGCTTGTCGCCGCCGCCACCGGCGGAGCCATCGAGGATCGCGTGCAGTCGCTGCGCGAACAGACCACCGCGCCGCAGGAGCCGACCCTGGAAGACACCATCGGCCGCCGGGTTAAGTCGGACGTGCGCGTGTCCGGTGGCCGCCTGCTGGCTGTCCAGGGGCAGATCGTGACCCCGGAACTGGCCGGGCGTGCCCGTCAGGCGGGGGCCGAGGCCGCCCTGATCGCCGCAACGATCGGCAGTGGGGCCACCCCGACGACGGCCGGAGCCAGTGCGGCCCTGGCGAGCGGCGTGTCCAGCGTCAGCGAGGGGGCCAGCAACCTGCTCGACCGGGCCAAGTCCTGGTTCAGCGACAAGCGGCAGGAGGCCGAGCAGGCCCTCGACCAGCGCGAGCAGGACATGCAGGAACAGCGCATCCGTGACGCCCTGGGCCGCCCCGTCACCCGCGTGATCCTCGCCCCCGACGACAGCATCATCCTGAACGTCGGCGAGATCATCACCCATAAGGCCGTGGACGCGGCCCGTTCAGGGGACGTGCTCGACATCCTGCTCGACAGCGTGAGCAAGGAAGAGGCCACCATCAACCCCCTGGTCGCCCGCCCGCACGAGACGGGAAGTGCCGCCCTCGAAGGCCAGCCCGACATCAGCGCGGCCCAGGCCGACCAGCCCGCCTCCGGCTCCGGTCACATCATCACCGACCCCAACGCCCCGAAGACGCAGGGCTGA
- a CDS encoding ComEA family DNA-binding protein has product MVSSERVWTGVLASGLLTVAFLTLGPVLHPAPRVPTVTRVDLPPPRQAQAAAPEYPTTASVQPLISGRVNLNSASLEQLEALPKVGPSLAARIVAGRPYRSLADLDRVKGVGPSTLAALAPLVTF; this is encoded by the coding sequence GTGGTTTCTTCCGAACGGGTCTGGACGGGGGTCCTGGCCAGTGGCCTGCTGACAGTCGCGTTCCTGACGCTCGGCCCTGTTCTCCATCCGGCCCCACGGGTGCCGACCGTCACGCGGGTGGACCTGCCGCCGCCCAGGCAGGCCCAGGCCGCCGCGCCCGAGTACCCCACCACCGCGAGCGTGCAGCCGCTCATTTCGGGGAGGGTCAATCTCAATTCGGCCAGCCTGGAGCAGCTCGAAGCCCTGCCGAAGGTCGGCCCCTCCCTCGCCGCCCGCATCGTGGCGGGGCGGCCCTACCGCAGCCTCGCCGACCTCGACCGCGTGAAGGGGGTCGGCCCCTCCACCCTCGCGGCCCTGGCTCCCCTCGTGACCTTTTGA
- a CDS encoding aldo/keto reductase produces the protein MTQPHQPLPTLTLGGQPVPILGQGTWMMGERPERYREELYALQLGLDLGMTLIDTAEMYGNGASERLVGEALRGRRHEAFLVSKVLPSHASREGTVRACHQSLKWLGTDHLDLYLLHWRGSVPLAETVEALEGLRASGEIRAWGVSNFDPADMRDLARVPGGEAVATDQVLYNLTRRGIEVDLLPECQARGLPIMAYSPVEQGRLLRQPALQEVARRHGATPAQVALAWVLRQPGVVAIPKASREAHVRENRAALDVRLTPEDLAQLDQAFPAPTRPVPLEML, from the coding sequence ATGACCCAACCACATCAGCCCCTGCCGACCCTGACCCTGGGCGGCCAGCCCGTGCCCATCCTCGGCCAGGGCACCTGGATGATGGGCGAGCGCCCCGAGCGCTACCGCGAGGAACTGTACGCCCTGCAACTCGGCCTCGACCTCGGGATGACCCTGATCGACACGGCCGAGATGTACGGAAACGGCGCGTCCGAGCGGCTGGTGGGCGAGGCCCTCCGGGGCCGCCGCCACGAGGCGTTTCTGGTCAGCAAGGTGCTGCCCAGCCATGCCAGCCGCGAGGGAACGGTGCGGGCCTGTCACCAGAGCCTGAAGTGGCTGGGGACCGACCATCTCGACCTCTACCTGCTGCACTGGCGCGGTTCCGTGCCGCTGGCGGAAACCGTGGAGGCGCTGGAAGGGTTGCGGGCCTCCGGCGAGATTCGTGCCTGGGGCGTCAGCAACTTCGACCCGGCGGATATGCGGGACCTCGCACGGGTGCCGGGGGGTGAGGCGGTGGCGACCGACCAGGTCCTCTACAACCTCACCCGGCGGGGCATCGAGGTGGACCTGCTGCCGGAGTGCCAGGCGCGGGGGCTGCCCATCATGGCCTATTCGCCCGTCGAGCAGGGGCGGCTGCTGCGCCAGCCCGCCTTGCAGGAGGTGGCGCGGCGGCACGGGGCCACCCCGGCGCAGGTGGCGCTCGCCTGGGTGCTGCGCCAGCCGGGCGTGGTCGCCATTCCCAAGGCCTCCCGTGAGGCGCATGTCCGCGAGAACCGCGCGGCGCTGGACGTGCGGCTCACGCCGGAGGACCTCGCCCAGCTCGACCAGGCCTTTCCGGCCCCCACCCGGCCCGTGCCGCTGGAAATGCTGTAG
- a CDS encoding DNA internalization-related competence protein ComEC/Rec2, which translates to MGGRHSVSAVQVAPAPVPYELPGTAGRLAWPVPLAFGVMGGILLGLGMWWGGLVVLAGALLPVLDGRFALLLLALLGAGLGFGAERLNAARPDPMTPWVGAQVTLRGDWDGQFLRLTEPPARVALSPKPPVSPGRLVVSGRLVRPSGRRVPGGFDQAAWLRGQGGLLVPTPTTVLVAARVRGHTPEGGMRGWFRRGLTAGLGPRQAALMQAVELGDRADIGREEFAEGYSVRDAFARSGLSHLMALSGQNVALLTGVVVWLLMWLRLPLGWRYAGALLFLAPYLLLVGVSPSITRAVLMGGAVLLAAALGRGRPDPYGVIALAAVACLLPFPLWLLDVGFQLSFLAVLGLTLSGRLAGRLPARWPAWLRLALAATVLAELATLPVIAGTFGQIPLVGLPANLLAGVLMAALVPLGFVAGLLGPLAAAVNPLTGLLSSLLLGVVELFGRAPVLTWGTVGAAGLVAYGVAALAGVLWLRGRVCAPTLLGTLLACALLTWLPGVLRPTRELVFLDVGQGDSTLVRARGLNLLVDGGGSVGSDYDVGGRTVVPALRALGVRALNVVVATHADTDHIEGLSAVLRALPVGELWIGQRKADDPVLSELLTTARQQGVPVREVRRGDQVTADGVTLTVLWPAGRVWSTEDNDNSVALRVESRGFRTALLGDLPDPAEALIGVGDLDLLKAAHHGSRHSTGEALLRETTPHDVLISVGRNTYGHPHPDMLKRIGEAGAKVWRTDQLGTVRWPLP; encoded by the coding sequence ATGGGTGGGCGGCACAGCGTTTCTGCCGTGCAGGTAGCTCCCGCTCCAGTGCCCTATGAACTGCCAGGGACTGCCGGACGCCTGGCCTGGCCCGTCCCGCTCGCGTTCGGGGTGATGGGCGGCATTCTGCTGGGGCTGGGGATGTGGTGGGGCGGCCTGGTGGTGCTGGCGGGGGCGCTGCTTCCCGTGCTGGATGGGAGATTTGCCCTGCTGTTGCTCGCCCTGCTGGGGGCGGGGCTGGGGTTCGGGGCGGAGCGGCTGAACGCGGCGCGTCCCGACCCCATGACGCCCTGGGTGGGGGCACAGGTCACGCTGCGGGGCGACTGGGACGGCCAGTTCCTGAGGCTGACCGAGCCGCCCGCGCGGGTGGCCCTCTCCCCGAAACCTCCCGTATCGCCGGGGCGGCTGGTCGTCAGCGGTCGTCTGGTCCGGCCCTCGGGGCGGCGGGTGCCGGGCGGCTTCGACCAGGCGGCGTGGCTGCGGGGGCAGGGCGGACTGCTCGTGCCGACGCCCACGACGGTGCTGGTCGCGGCGCGCGTGCGGGGGCACACCCCGGAAGGCGGGATGCGCGGCTGGTTTCGCCGGGGCCTGACCGCGGGGCTGGGGCCGCGTCAGGCCGCGCTGATGCAGGCCGTCGAACTCGGGGACCGGGCCGACATCGGCCGCGAGGAGTTCGCCGAGGGGTACAGCGTCCGCGATGCCTTTGCCCGCTCGGGCCTCTCGCACCTGATGGCCCTCAGCGGGCAGAACGTGGCGCTGCTGACGGGCGTGGTGGTCTGGCTGCTGATGTGGCTGCGGCTGCCGCTGGGCTGGCGGTATGCGGGCGCGCTGCTGTTCCTCGCGCCTTACCTGCTGCTCGTCGGGGTGTCTCCCAGCATCACCCGGGCGGTCTTGATGGGCGGGGCCGTTTTGCTGGCCGCCGCGCTGGGCCGGGGGCGGCCGGACCCTTACGGCGTCATCGCGCTGGCCGCCGTGGCCTGCCTGCTGCCCTTTCCGCTGTGGCTGCTGGACGTGGGGTTTCAGCTCTCGTTCCTGGCGGTGCTGGGCCTCACGCTGTCGGGCCGCCTGGCCGGGCGTCTGCCCGCGCGCTGGCCCGCCTGGCTGCGGCTGGCGCTGGCCGCGACCGTGCTGGCCGAACTCGCCACGCTGCCCGTTATCGCCGGGACTTTCGGGCAGATTCCGCTGGTGGGCCTGCCCGCCAACCTGCTCGCGGGCGTGCTGATGGCCGCGCTGGTGCCGCTGGGCTTCGTGGCGGGGTTGCTGGGGCCGCTGGCGGCAGCGGTCAACCCGCTCACCGGTCTGCTGTCCTCGCTGCTGCTGGGCGTGGTGGAACTGTTCGGCCGTGCGCCTGTTCTGACCTGGGGCACGGTGGGCGCGGCGGGATTGGTGGCCTATGGTGTGGCGGCGCTCGCCGGGGTGCTGTGGCTGCGTGGCCGCGTGTGTGCGCCTACTCTGCTGGGCACCCTGCTCGCCTGTGCCCTCCTGACCTGGCTCCCCGGCGTGCTGCGGCCCACCCGCGAACTGGTCTTTCTGGATGTGGGCCAGGGCGACAGCACGCTGGTCCGGGCGCGGGGGCTGAATCTGCTGGTGGACGGCGGCGGCTCGGTCGGTTCGGACTATGACGTGGGCGGCCGCACCGTCGTCCCCGCCCTGCGTGCCCTGGGTGTTCGGGCACTGAACGTGGTCGTCGCCACGCACGCCGATACCGACCATATCGAGGGACTGTCGGCGGTGCTGCGTGCCCTTCCTGTGGGCGAACTGTGGATCGGCCAGCGCAAGGCGGACGACCCGGTGCTCTCCGAACTGCTGACCACTGCCCGCCAGCAGGGCGTGCCCGTGCGCGAGGTGCGGCGCGGCGACCAGGTGACGGCAGATGGCGTGACCCTCACCGTGCTGTGGCCCGCGGGCCGGGTCTGGAGTACCGAGGACAATGACAACAGTGTCGCCCTCCGGGTGGAGTCGCGTGGCTTCCGCACGGCCCTGCTGGGCGACCTGCCCGACCCCGCCGAAGCGCTGATTGGCGTGGGCGACCTCGACCTGCTCAAGGCCGCGCACCACGGCAGCCGCCACAGCACGGGCGAGGCGCTGCTGAGGGAAACCACGCCCCACGACGTGCTGATCAGCGTGGGCCGCAACACCTACGGCCACCCCCACCCCGACATGCTGAAACGCATCGGGGAGGCGGGCGCGAAGGTTTGGCGCACCGACCAGCTCGGCACGGTGCGCTGGCCGCTGCCCTGA
- a CDS encoding antibiotic biosynthesis monooxygenase: MSAPVLTLEDAPPTDPVSLVVRRRIRPGREAEFEALLAEAIGLLARLPGHRGTGVIRPAPGEREYTLLSRFDTFTSAAAWELSPERAEWLARVAPLVDGQVSFEKQPGLEFWFTPPASPTLRQPPRWKMTLLTLAALYPVSVTLALLLAPVVGHWPLLWRSLAQMCLVVPTMTYLVMPLATRWAAGWLGRPG, encoded by the coding sequence ATGAGCGCACCCGTCCTCACCCTGGAAGACGCTCCCCCCACCGACCCGGTCAGCCTGGTCGTGCGCCGCCGTATCCGCCCCGGCCGCGAGGCGGAGTTCGAGGCCCTGCTGGCCGAGGCCATCGGGCTGCTCGCGCGGCTGCCGGGCCACCGCGGCACCGGCGTTATCCGGCCCGCGCCGGGCGAGCGGGAATACACGCTGCTCTCACGCTTCGACACCTTCACGAGCGCCGCCGCCTGGGAACTGTCCCCCGAACGCGCCGAGTGGCTCGCGCGGGTGGCCCCGCTGGTCGACGGTCAGGTCAGCTTCGAGAAGCAGCCCGGCCTGGAGTTCTGGTTCACGCCCCCCGCCAGCCCCACCCTGCGCCAGCCGCCCCGCTGGAAGATGACGCTGCTGACCCTGGCCGCGCTGTACCCCGTCAGCGTGACGCTGGCGCTGCTGCTCGCGCCGGTGGTCGGGCACTGGCCGCTGCTGTGGCGGTCGCTGGCGCAGATGTGCCTTGTCGTGCCCACCATGACCTACCTGGTGATGCCGCTGGCGACCCGCTGGGCAGCGGGCTGGCTGGGCAGGCCGGGCTGA
- a CDS encoding transcriptional regulator has product MFNPPTLEDLQETRRANEKLVLRALESKPEWVETELAKTTGLALSHLRAALASLLDQGRVRRLPGTGTRAVYGLADPGLADVPATPLTEDAKRVRDYLEGRADSALYMSEQLRMTREDVMKALSLLNAHGMITCTFVGSLVIFRLKETQAIGQEQAPVPAGKKKQVA; this is encoded by the coding sequence ATGTTCAACCCCCCCACCCTCGAAGACCTGCAAGAAACCCGGCGTGCCAACGAGAAGCTGGTGCTGAGGGCGCTGGAAAGCAAACCCGAATGGGTTGAGACCGAACTCGCCAAGACCACCGGCCTGGCGCTCTCGCACCTGCGCGCCGCGCTGGCGAGCCTGCTGGACCAGGGCCGCGTGCGTCGCCTGCCCGGCACCGGGACCCGCGCCGTCTACGGCCTCGCGGACCCCGGCCTGGCCGACGTGCCCGCCACGCCCCTCACCGAGGATGCCAAGCGCGTGCGTGACTACCTGGAAGGCCGCGCCGACAGTGCCCTCTACATGAGCGAGCAGCTCCGCATGACCCGCGAGGACGTGATGAAGGCGCTGTCGCTGCTCAACGCCCACGGCATGATCACCTGCACCTTCGTGGGCAGCCTGGTGATTTTCCGCCTCAAGGAAACCCAGGCCATCGGGCAGGAGCAGGCCCCCGTCCCGGCGGGCAAGAAGAAGCAGGTCGCGTAA
- a CDS encoding cyclic-di-AMP receptor — MKLVLAVIQDADAAGLVRTLSENAFEVTKLASTGGFLREGNTTLMIGVPDERLAELKRHVQQTCRTRTRLVTPSVPMGEQGEGMAADPVEVAVGGAVMFVMGVQEFVKV, encoded by the coding sequence ATGAAGCTGGTTCTCGCCGTGATTCAGGATGCCGATGCCGCCGGCCTGGTGCGTACGCTGTCGGAGAACGCCTTCGAGGTCACCAAGCTCGCCAGCACCGGCGGCTTTTTGCGCGAGGGCAACACCACCCTGATGATTGGCGTGCCCGACGAGCGCCTCGCGGAACTCAAGCGCCACGTGCAGCAGACCTGCCGCACCCGCACCCGCCTGGTTACGCCCAGCGTCCCGATGGGCGAACAGGGCGAGGGCATGGCGGCCGACCCGGTGGAGGTCGCGGTGGGCGGCGCGGTGATGTTCGTGATGGGCGTGCAGGAATTCGTGAAGGTGTGA
- a CDS encoding Gfo/Idh/MocA family oxidoreductase, translated as MTAFTWGILGAARIARALIPAIRAAGGEVSVLGVRDPHSERARAFAADWSIPQVGTYADVIASDVQAVYNPLPNDAHLPWTQAALRSGKHALTEKPLSLNAGEAQLLAETAAETGRVLLEAFAYHFQPHVLRVREIVASGELGEVRAYRGAFGFPLTRPDDFRWDAARGGGALYDVGCYAVNLARLLLGEPDHVTAQARWTAGGVDMGLSGTLHFGEALASIDCAFDWGATPTQRLTVVGTAGSLDMAGVFRSQTDEPLTLRVRAAQGERTETFPPHDGYAAMVAHFQQAARGEEALLYPPQDAVRQARVLDALFEAAREGQRVAVAG; from the coding sequence ATGACAGCCTTCACCTGGGGGATTCTCGGCGCGGCCCGGATCGCGCGGGCACTTATTCCGGCCATTCGCGCGGCGGGCGGCGAGGTGTCGGTGCTGGGCGTGCGCGACCCACACTCCGAACGGGCGCGCGCCTTTGCCGCCGACTGGAGCATTCCCCAGGTCGGCACGTATGCCGACGTGATCGCCTCGGACGTACAGGCGGTCTACAACCCTCTGCCGAACGACGCCCACCTCCCCTGGACGCAGGCCGCCCTGCGTTCGGGCAAGCACGCCCTGACCGAGAAGCCGCTGAGCCTGAATGCGGGCGAGGCGCAACTTCTGGCGGAAACGGCGGCAGAAACGGGCCGGGTGCTGCTGGAAGCCTTCGCCTACCACTTTCAGCCGCATGTGCTGCGGGTGCGGGAAATCGTGGCGAGCGGGGAGCTGGGGGAGGTGCGGGCCTACCGGGGGGCCTTCGGCTTTCCGCTCACGCGCCCCGACGACTTTCGCTGGGACGCGGCCAGGGGGGGCGGCGCGCTATACGACGTGGGCTGCTACGCGGTGAACCTCGCCCGGCTGCTGCTGGGGGAGCCGGACCACGTGACCGCGCAGGCCCGCTGGACGGCGGGGGGTGTGGACATGGGGCTGAGCGGCACGTTGCACTTCGGGGAGGCCCTGGCGAGCATCGACTGTGCCTTCGACTGGGGAGCCACGCCCACGCAACGCCTGACGGTGGTGGGTACGGCGGGCAGCCTCGACATGGCCGGGGTCTTTCGCAGCCAGACCGACGAGCCGCTGACCCTGCGGGTGCGGGCGGCGCAGGGCGAGCGCACCGAAACCTTTCCCCCGCACGACGGCTACGCCGCGATGGTCGCCCACTTCCAGCAGGCCGCGCGGGGGGAGGAGGCCCTCCTCTATCCCCCGCAGGACGCGGTGCGGCAGGCGCGGGTGCTCGACGCGCTGTTCGAGGCAGCGCGGGAGGGGCAGCGGGTAGCGGTCGCGGGCTGA